The genomic window TAACTGAAGAGTACTCCCGTCTACGGTTTCGTCACATCTTTCAACCAGATAACAGTAAGGCGGGGAATGATTCACGTCAACGGCAGACTGTTCATCGGCGTGATCGGAAGAAACAGAATGCAGACTCTCGGACCATAAGTTGATGTTGTCAAAAGGAACAATGAGAGAGGGCACGCTGAAAGCTGAGAACGAACCTGACCAAGAGAAATACTTTATCAGACGGATGACGCAGTAATAGTGCAAAATGCTCACCTTCGGTGCGTGATCTGACAGAACCAGAACCCTCATTGTCACATCTGAATCTTAGGGTATCCTCCAAATTTTTTGGAGTGTGAATAAAGGGTCTTGTAGATAGCACAAACCCGTCATCGGTTGCTTCAGACCAAATAGCCAATTTCTGCAAGAAGTCAACTTTGTTGCGTTCGCTAAAAGACTCGTTCTCAGAAATTTCGGTTGGAGACATATCATATAATCGGAGGCCGCAAAAACGTCTTTCACCCAAAACCTTCTTGTTAGACGGACAGTTACTTTTGTTATTACAGATATTTAAACGAGTTATAGCCATTAAAGTCATCGACGCCTCAAGGAGAAGGTGTAATGTGAAACACATGAAGACTTCTACAGCAAGGAAAAAAGGTACAAGCATCCCCGCCAGCCACTTTTCAGACATTTGCGGCACTTCTGCTGCAGATGCATTGCCCGCAAAGTTCCAACACTTGTGGTACAACCTAGCTACGCCACTCAAATGACCGGCGCGACTCAAATTTCCTGCGGGTTCAAAGGTACTAATGACGATGCTATCCTCTTTCGTCCCTTCAGTCCATTTTCTGCTGCCAAGTTTCTAAGGAAAAACGAGCTGAATTCGCAAACAACCCGTACGTTGATCCGTACCTGTCCAACAATTTCCAGTTCAGAAACGCTGCTAAAAGCCAACTGCTTATTAAAAAGCAAAATACCTCCACCTCCAGAGTCTAAAGATTAAGTTAGCCCGAGCACATCATACAATTAAAGCTAAAGTACCGTACCAATATTATGCGAGGGAAGACGAATAAAAAGCAACGTtaatataaaaaataaaacaggGAAAGGCCTCTCAGGAGTAGACCAAAGCCATTCGTTTCCACCTGCCCATTCTTTCGAACGACTGATATCAATAAATGAAGTCCGTTCATCTAGCCAAAATCCAAGGTTGACCATCAACGTAACTGCAGCAGTACCAAACTGATCTAGAGAAAGTATATAAGCTACGTCACCATACACAAACTAAAAAAGCAACTGTGATTGACTAGTAAACAAATGTAAGACTGCTTCCTGAAGCTTATCATACATGCAAATTACGCAGGCCGTTTTTACCTTGACTACTCTTTCCCCTGGACCATTCATAAAACACCTCACGCCCTGTCCAAGCAATTTCATCTATTGCTTGTTCTTCATGGAGAATGTGCATCAGAGAAGACTTCATATCAGAATAATTGTCTGAATTCTCTAGCTGCCAACAGAAACTATAGCAAGCGCAGCCCTCTTGGACAACAGTGCTTTCCAAGAATTTCATGACGGAAAACGTTTCATGTCCTTTTAGCAAATTCATCAACGCAGATGCCATGTTTGTCCATGTATCCAAAAGTTCTTTTTTCACTACTGTTACAAGAGCTGCTTCTACCCAAACAATAACCATAGCAACTTGCAGCAGAACCTCAACGGTAAACAGGTACAAACAAAAGCAAGATGTGACTATGCCCAGCAAGACGCCAATTGATATTTCACTGTATTTCCTTGTCACTAGCatagaagatgaagaaaatcctTGTGATAGAGTAAACTGAGAAGCATTTAGGATCTTTCGACCACCTGGAGAAACCCAATTAGTACGCCTTTCTTTATTCTCTATAGACGAAGAAGCTTGGCTATCCGCGCGGCTTAGCAAAATCATCAACAAGAGAAGGATGCCCCACGTTACACATTTTTCCTTCGACAATTTGCAATTTGCCATctaaaacgaagaagagtaAGTTGAATCGCGTGATAGTATCGTACTCGTACGCTCAGCTCAGCGAAGGTTTGTGAGGCCCGAACCGCATACGGGATTACTAGGCAACTGAGTTCGGGCATAGATAGATGGTTCGGGCAGGGCAGGGAGTTCGGGGGGCAGTTCGGGGCCGTCCGTGGCCGAACCAAATACGGGTAGCCTCGTCCCCGGATACTTAGAACACGAGGCAAAATACGGAAATGACAGAACGTGACGTGGGGAGTCTGCTGCATCACATATAAAAAATAGCTTGAACTAAAAATTTTAGCTCACAGCTAAACTCTGGCCATCTGACGTACGGTAGATGCAACTAGAAAACAGACGACTTCATAGACCTACGTAACAGCAGTTACGTCAATGATACTGATACTACATCTGAGTCTTTAGTTTCAAGTTAGCAACATCAAGCAGTTGCAAACCTGTGATTttccctttctttcctttttggCCACTAGGATCTAACATCGTCTTAGTTAGATCAGCGCCCTGCAAGTAAACAAGGGTGAACAAGAGCTATTAGCTCAGCTGAAGACAATGTTGTCTTCATAAAATTCAGAGACTTTTGGTCAGATCCCAAGGTATCTGACTCACCCAAACTTTGTCACGCAACAAGTGCCCTGAGCCCCTGTTCATAATTTGTGCGTCTATTTAGGTAAACGAAAACGTTTGCGCATGCAAGCGCACAACGCCATTTAATCTCTAATACATATTTCCACCGTAGTATACTGCACCATTTCACATCGAAAAATACGAAAAGGACTGACACCTACCTTAGACTGTTTACACTAAGCCTTACCCACTAGTTCATCTAACATAGACACCATCTATACACAGAAAAGCGCTTTATTTCAAACATGAAGCACCTGACATAAACAAATTTTTACCTCAGATGCAGACGGTCTCTTGGCGTAGTCCGTAATTGTGCATCTTTTTCCAAAATCAAGAAGAACCAATCCGCTTGAATCGTTGGTTTCTCTCTTCTTGGGCCGCTTTGCTTTTGGATCGAGCAACTTGGCCACATCAATGCCTTGTTGTTCTATGTACTCAACGTAGCTTTTCTAAACAACCATATTACTGACAAAGTAGAATTCAACAATTTTGCACTGACTAGGtcctgcttcttcttcgatgaATAAGGAGGCAGCCCAGTTCCTAATTCGAATAAAATCACGCCGAGGGCGTAAACATCGAGTTTTGGAGTGACGACTTTTTCAAACGCCTCTGGAGACATGTAGGGCCGCGTGCCAACCGTGGGACCGGGATTGGCATCCTCTGGATTGGCACTGCCTACCACTGCCAATCCAAAATCACTCAGCTTTGCTCTGAAGTCGGTAGTCAGCAGCACGTTGCTTGATTTGACGTCTCGATGAATGACAGGCAGACGATGACCAGAATGCAAGAAGCAAAGAGCTCGAGCAATATCAAGAGCGATTGAAAGACGAATTTTCCACGGCAATGGACGAGAATTATCCTATTAAAATGACAAATAAAATGATAGTACGGTTACAATAGTAATCAACTACATACTCGACAGTCTAAGCGATGTGACAGAGCGCCATTGACCATGTACTCGTATATTAGAGCCAATTCAGGCCCGTCGCATGAAAAtccaagaagagaaacaacaTTCGGATGAATATATCTAAAATTGTGCATTATACATAAATCTTGACCAACAACTGTCTTCAGTTACCTGCTAAGTATGTTCAGCTCTATCCCAAATTGTTTTTTGCTCAATTCAAGCTGAGACAGATTCAGACTAGATGGCTACAAAAAATATGAGGTGAAATAAAAAACGGCCAATTACAATACTTACATTTTTAAAGCGTTTGATGGCTACTTCGTGTTTCTCGCCAGTCTCCGAATGAAGAACTCCGTAGTAAACGACTCCAAACGAACCCGATCCCAGCCGTTTGCCACCATGCTTCAGAGGACGCTCGTTGAAGTAATCCGTGGCGCGCTCAATATGATAGTACTTGGCCTCGTATGTGGGACGCACGACTGGGTCACCCTCTCGATCAGTATCTTCTGATGGCGTTTTCTGCGGCGATCTTTTTGCAGGAATCTCATCCGCTATTGCCGGACGAGGTTTACTTGAGTCACGAGTCAAAAGACCGGACTCTTCAGGCTGCTCAAGAGGTAACTGTTGTCGTCGCAAAGTTGACTGTTGCGTGGAGTTGCCGAAGTAGCCATTACCGGTAAATCTATCATCACTGTGATTCTGCGTATCTTGTACGATGACCGAGCGAGATCCGATGACGGAACCAGGATTCGCGTCCTCTTGAAGATTCTTTGATGCAGAAATAGGCGGCGTGACTGGTGGCCGGACTTCAACGCTTTGCTCATGTGATCTAGCGGTatcttcattttcatttgacATGATCTCTGCCAAAACAACCTGGCCAGTAGCCCTCAGCGCTTCCAGCAACACCCGGTCACACGTCTCGCTTTTCTCCGCTATCATTTCTAGAAGACGTCTTGAGCTGAGTAGTCGATCGCCTGCTGTAACATCTCGATACTGCTTTCCGGTGACGAGGTTTTGACGTATAAGATGCTGCCACATCTTCTCAGCATTCATTCCTTCGCACAACCTGGCAAAGTGCTTTTCAACGAGAGTCTCTTGCGGACCGTAGCTGTTGAACCAAAAATAGATCGAGGTCGCCGGATGAAATTCTTCACCGTCGTCGGAAAACACCTTTGCAGAGGGAAACCCTTCATTTAGAAGATCAATGAACTCCAGCGTTGAGTCGTGCGTTTTCATAAAGGCACCGAATTGTAGGTCGCTCATCAGGCGATGTTTGCGTAGGATGGCATTGCCGTCATTCACGAGTAAGTCCTTGACTCTGTGACAAACTCGAGCGGTGTCTGTCGACACAAATGACTCGTCCTTTGACTGCACAAGCATTGACATGAAGACGACGCCACTTCGAAGTCTCAGTTCGAGAATGTGAGATTCTATGCGAATTCTCGCGGCGTGGTGATAGCAACAAGGCGCTCGAGGATATTGCTTGATGAGTAAGCCAACGAGGAGATAGAATTGAGACTCTGAGATACAGGGACTGTTCTTTGAGCGAATGATGAGAGGTTCTGTTTTCAGATATCCTTCTGGCTCCTCCTCCGACAGGTGTTTGCAAATCAAATAGTGGGGTACTATGAGTCCCTTCAGCTCATTGGACGGCGGGGACTCCTGGGGTATGCTTGACACCGATGATTCTAGCGCTTCTGGAAGAATAAAAATGCCGTAGTAGTAGAACACAGAGAGCCACGGTTGCAGTTCTTTGCTCTCCTGCAAAACGCTTTGAGCCACGTGGTGCGGAAAAAGGCCGCGCTTTTCACATGCTTCCTCAGCCGCACGTGAAGAGTGTAGAACTTCGGTTAGAACGTCTCCCATACTGCTAGCATTGATGAGATGATAggctgacgtcgtttcacTTTGATTTGTGTACTTCAACGACGGAGAAATAAAGCCTCGCTTTTTCAGATGCGTTATTGCTTCTTCTGAGTGCCCAGACCAATTAAGTAGGTCAGCATGAGCAATAAACGAAGAGCCACGAGCAGATAAGTTCACTAGGTGTTGCAATAATTTAGATGAGGCACTTGGGCGATTTTCTGGCACGTCCCATTTCAGCAACGCCTTAAATTGGGGATTCTCAAAGAGTGTCTTTTCAATGGCATCCTGAGGAGAAGTGAAAATCTGGACGTCAGAGAGCGCTTCCTTAACTCTTCTTCTGAAAATTGACGTCCTATTGGAGTCAGAGTCACATAGCCCAATCACTATCACTTGTGGACGGTCTTGACCATTGTCATCAGCTCTTAGTAACGCTAGAAGGTTATAGAAATCTTTTTCGAGCTCTAACCggtcttctctctccttttctccaAATAAATATGATGGCAGAATCGATGAAACGGAGACAGGAATGACAAACGGCATGGCCACTGCGTTCAGTAGCTTTGTGATAACGGATTCCATCAGAGGCCATCGTCCTGCGGAACACCAAGTTTGCTTCGTGCCTTGAAGTGTCCCCAGAAATTTTTCACAATATCCGCATTCGTGCAATTCAGCTTGGGGAAGATCGCCAGGTATTGCTTTCCTGAAGGTCGCAGACGCTTTCTTGTCACTTGCAACGATAGTGAAACAGGCATAACTAGTAGATGTTTCCCTTGGCGGAGAGAACGCCGTATCTCGTTCGTCTGCTGAAACTTTGCTAAAGCTCGAGCGGTGTGGAATTTCTGGACTGTCCTATTTGATCGGCAGTTCGTCAGTGTCGATCGAACTAAGTTTGCGCAAGCGCGCAAACCGCCTACATACCTTACGTGGAATCTTCTATTATATCCCTCCCTGGTGGAATCATACACGTACACGTCTAATCTCTGATATCGTTCGCCCTACATTTGCCCATCTCACCCGAAGAGCAGCCTCGCAGTTTCATCGCCCGAACCAAGCCCACTGTCTGTTCGGTTCCCGAACCAAGTTTGCGGAAGCAATGACCGCAAGTTTGGGTGGGCGTAGTCTATTTTTGTTCGGGGTTCGGCCCCCCGAACCAACTTTGCGCGAGCGCACAACGCCAgtattatttaatctctaatattttatttcataTCGAATAAAAGGACTGACACCTACCTCAGACTGTCTATAACTAAGCCTTATCCACTAGTTCATCTACCATTTACACAGAAAAGCGCTTTATTTCAAACTTGAAGCACCTGACATAAACAAATTTTTACTTCAGATGCAGACGGTCTCTTGGTGTAGTCTGTAATCGTGCATCTTTTTCCTATATCAAGAAGAAGCAATCCGCTTGAATCGTTGGTTTCTCTCTTCTTGGGCCATTTTGCTTTTGGATCAAGCAACTTGGCCACATCAATGCCTTGTTGTTCTATGTACTCGACGTAGCTTTTCTAAACAACCATATTATATACTGACAAAGTAGAATTCAACAATTTTGCACTGACCAGGCcctgcttcttctttgatGAATAGGGAGGCAGCCCAGTACCTAATTCGAATAAAATCACTCCGAGGGCGTAAACATCGAGTTTTGGAGTgacgactttttcaaatgcCTCTGGAGACATGTAGGGCCGCGTGCCAGCCGTGGGACCGGGATTTGTATCTTCTGGATTAGCACTGCCTACCACTGCCAATCCAAAATCACTCAGCTTTGCTCTGAAGTCGGTAGTTAGCAGCACATTGCTTGATTTGACATCTCGATGAATGACAGGCAGACGATGACCAGAATGCAAGAAGCAAAGAGCTTGAGCAATATCAAGAGCGATGGAAAGACGGATTTTCCACGGCAATGGACGAGAATTATCCTATTCAAATAAAATGATAGTACGGTTACAATAGTAGCTACATACATACTCGACAATCTAAACGATGTGACAGAGCGCCATTGACCATATACTCGTAAATTAGAGCCAATTCAGGCCCGTCGCATGAAAAtccaagaagagaaacaacaTTCGGATGAATGTATCTAAAATTGTGCATTAGAAATAAATCTTGACCAACAACTAACAACTGTCTTCAGTTACCTGCTAAGTATGTTCAGCTCTATCCCAAATTGCTTTTTGCTCAATTCAAGCTGAGACAGATTCAGACTAGATGGCTACAAAAAATATGAAGTGAAATAAAAAACGGCCAATTACAATACTTACATTTTTAAAGCGTTTGATGGCTACTTCGTGTTTCTCGCCAGTCTCCGAATGAAGAACTCCGTAGTAAACGACTCCAAACGAACCCG from Oscarella lobularis chromosome 1, ooOscLobu1.1, whole genome shotgun sequence includes these protein-coding regions:
- the LOC136193056 gene encoding uncharacterized protein isoform X2; the encoded protein is MESVITKLLNAVAMPFVIPVSVSSILPSYLFGEKEREDRLELEKDFYNLLALLRADDNGQDRPQVIVIGLCDSDSNRTSIFRRRVKEALSDVQIFTSPQDAIEKTLFENPQFKALLKWDVPENRPSASSKLLQHLVNLSARGSSFIAHADLLNWSGHSEEAITHLKKRGFISPSLKYTNQSETTSAYHLINASSMGDVLTEVLHSSRAAEEACEKRGLFPHHVAQSVLQESKELQPWLSVFYYYGIFILPEALESSVSSIPQESPPSNELKGLIVPHYLICKHLSEEEPEGYLKTEPLIIRSKNSPCISESQFYLLVGLLIKQYPRAPCCYHHAARIRIESHILELRLRSGVVFMSMLVQSKDESFVSTDTARVCHRVKDLLVNDGNAILRKHRLMSDLQFGAFMKTHDSTLEFIDLLNEGFPSAKVFSDDGEEFHPATSIYFWFNSYGPQETLVEKHFARLCEGMNAEKMWQHLIRQNLVTGKQYRDVTAGDRLLSSRRLLEMIAEKSETCDRVLLEALRATGQVVLAEIMSNENEDTARSHEQSVEVRPPVTPPISASKNLQEDANPGSVIGSRSVIVQDTQNHSDDRFTGNGYFGNSTQQSTLRRQQLPLEQPEESGLLTRDSSKPRPAIADEIPAKRSPQKTPSEDTDREGDPVVRPTYEAKYYHIERATDYFNERPLKHGGKRLGSGSFGVVYYGVLHSETGEKHEVAIKRFKNPSSLNLSQLELSKKQFGIELNILSRYIHPNVVSLLGFSCDGPELALIYEYMVNGALSHRLDCRDNSRPLPWKIRLSIALDIARALCFLHSGHRLPVIHRDVKSSNVLLTTDFRAKLSDFGLAVVGSANPEDANPGPTVGTRPYMSPEAFEKELGCLLIHRRRSRT
- the LOC136193056 gene encoding uncharacterized protein isoform X3 is translated as MESVITKLLNAVAMPFVIPVSVSSILPSYLFGEKEREDRLELEKDFYNLLALLRADDNGQDRPQVIVIGLCDSDSNRTSIFRRRVKEALSDVQIFTSPQDAIEKTLFENPQFKALLKWDVPENRPSASSKLLQHLVNLSARGSSFIAHADLLNWSGHSEEAITHLKKRGFISPSLKYTNQSETTSAYHLINASSMGDVLTEVLHSSRAAEEACEKRGLFPHHVAQSVLQESKELQPWLSVFYYYGIFILPEALESSVSSIPQESPPSNELKGLIVPHYLICKHLSEEEPEGYLKTEPLIIRSKNSPCISESQFYLLVGLLIKQYPRAPCCYHHAARIRIESHILELRLRSGVVFMSMLVQSKDESFVSTDTARVCHRVKDLLVNDGNAILRKHRLMSDLQFGAFMKTHDSTLEFIDLLNEGFPSAKVFSDDGEEFHPATSIYFWFNSYGPQETLVEKHFARLCEGMNAEKMWQHLIRQNLVTGKQYRDVTAGDRLLSSRRLLEMIAEKSETCDRVLLEALRATGQVVLAEIMSNENEDTARSHEQSVEVRPPVTPPISASKNLQEDANPGSVIGSRSVIVQDTQNHSDDRFTGNGYFGNSTQQSTLRRQQLPLEQPEESGLLTRDSSKPRPAIADEIPAKRSPQKTPSEDTDREGDPVVRPTYEAKYYHIERATDYFNERPLKHGGKRLGSGSFGVVYYGVLHSETGEKHEVAIKRFKNPSSLNLSQLELSKKQFGIELNILSRYIHPNVVSLLGFSCDGPELALIYEYMVNGALSHRLDCRV
- the LOC136193056 gene encoding uncharacterized protein isoform X1, producing the protein MESVITKLLNAVAMPFVIPVSVSSILPSYLFGEKEREDRLELEKDFYNLLALLRADDNGQDRPQVIVIGLCDSDSNRTSIFRRRVKEALSDVQIFTSPQDAIEKTLFENPQFKALLKWDVPENRPSASSKLLQHLVNLSARGSSFIAHADLLNWSGHSEEAITHLKKRGFISPSLKYTNQSETTSAYHLINASSMGDVLTEVLHSSRAAEEACEKRGLFPHHVAQSVLQESKELQPWLSVFYYYGIFILPEALESSVSSIPQESPPSNELKGLIVPHYLICKHLSEEEPEGYLKTEPLIIRSKNSPCISESQFYLLVGLLIKQYPRAPCCYHHAARIRIESHILELRLRSGVVFMSMLVQSKDESFVSTDTARVCHRVKDLLVNDGNAILRKHRLMSDLQFGAFMKTHDSTLEFIDLLNEGFPSAKVFSDDGEEFHPATSIYFWFNSYGPQETLVEKHFARLCEGMNAEKMWQHLIRQNLVTGKQYRDVTAGDRLLSSRRLLEMIAEKSETCDRVLLEALRATGQVVLAEIMSNENEDTARSHEQSVEVRPPVTPPISASKNLQEDANPGSVIGSRSVIVQDTQNHSDDRFTGNGYFGNSTQQSTLRRQQLPLEQPEESGLLTRDSSKPRPAIADEIPAKRSPQKTPSEDTDREGDPVVRPTYEAKYYHIERATDYFNERPLKHGGKRLGSGSFGVVYYGVLHSETGEKHEVAIKRFKNPSSLNLSQLELSKKQFGIELNILSRYIHPNVVSLLGFSCDGPELALIYEYMVNGALSHRLDCRDNSRPLPWKIRLSIALDIARALCFLHSGHRLPVIHRDVKSSNVLLTTDFRAKLSDFGLAVVGSANPEDANPGPTVGTRPYMSPEAFEKVVTPKLDVYALGVILFELGTGLPPYSSKKKQDLKSYVEYIEQQGIDVAKLLDPKAKRPKKRETNDSSGLVLLDFGKRCTITDYAKRPSASEMVSMLDELVGKA